One window from the genome of Bacillus carboniphilus encodes:
- a CDS encoding AimR family lysis-lysogeny pheromone receptor, which produces MMKLTDLLLQISYDLHYSPNDWAKELNIPLNEVGSYFTGEKEVPFFPFLLLVRQNYQDYEKQKAIFSTYAETLYTAPNILYAMELTSQMGEIELLNKLIEKGNTSSDSIVQEWAEMYTFLHNRDKIREDDFFYNTKKATLKSTEMQILLETLRAYILTDLEANMSIDKLYDDVSPQLEKVENEYIRNALQTRLHSSTVYSMLRLNLVGKVRKIGEQYLNDEEAKLCFPIKYTYILHRYAMSFLYENPDKAIKRLEDSIDILKQLPNAAARHYINEHEKSIAFVKNLWEIDQPEPDDIPEKIHYFIAQHQYEKAQALLLELKKKQPLTEFQDYYWGIAFSDEKALQRSYERFRSNGNFFFAVLPVRQLSRISLERLKNKKLKN; this is translated from the coding sequence ATGATGAAGCTCACGGACTTATTATTGCAAATTTCATATGACCTTCATTACTCTCCCAATGATTGGGCGAAGGAATTAAATATACCATTGAATGAAGTGGGATCATATTTTACGGGGGAAAAGGAGGTTCCATTTTTCCCTTTTTTATTGTTAGTACGTCAGAATTATCAGGACTATGAGAAGCAGAAAGCTATTTTTTCTACTTATGCCGAAACGCTTTATACCGCTCCGAACATTTTATATGCGATGGAGCTAACAAGCCAAATGGGTGAGATAGAACTGCTGAACAAATTGATTGAAAAAGGAAACACCTCCTCTGATTCTATCGTTCAAGAATGGGCAGAAATGTATACGTTCCTTCACAATCGTGACAAAATCAGGGAAGACGACTTCTTTTATAACACAAAGAAAGCAACTCTAAAAAGTACTGAAATGCAGATCCTTTTGGAGACGTTAAGAGCCTATATTTTAACGGATCTTGAAGCCAACATGTCTATTGATAAGTTATACGATGATGTATCTCCACAACTGGAGAAAGTAGAGAATGAATATATTAGAAATGCCCTTCAGACCAGACTACACAGTAGTACCGTTTATAGTATGCTCCGGCTTAATCTGGTGGGGAAAGTAAGAAAAATTGGTGAACAATATTTGAATGATGAAGAAGCCAAGCTCTGTTTCCCAATCAAATATACTTATATTCTTCACCGGTATGCGATGTCATTTTTATATGAAAATCCTGATAAAGCCATTAAACGGCTGGAGGATTCTATTGACATATTAAAACAACTTCCAAACGCTGCAGCTAGACACTACATTAACGAACACGAAAAAAGCATTGCCTTCGTCAAAAATCTGTGGGAAATTGATCAGCCTGAACCGGATGATATTCCTGAGAAGATTCACTACTTCATTGCCCAACACCAATACGAAAAAGCCCAAGCTTTATTACTGGAATTAAAAAAGAAACAGCCACTAACAGAATTCCAAGACTACTATTGGGGAATTGCCTTTTCAGATGAAAAAGCGCTCCAAAGATCATATGAAAGATTTAGATCAAACGGGAACTTCTTCTTTGCTGTTTTACCAGTACGCCAATTGTCCAGGATCTCATTAGAACGATTAAAAAATAAAAAGTTGAAAAACTAG
- the dnaN gene encoding DNA polymerase III subunit beta, with product MRVTVQKEGLVKKIQDVMRAVSSKTPLPILTTIKLSADLEGLTLTGSNSTMSIQTVLPQSEQVEIKEVGAIALQAKVFSEIVKNLSEGPIDLIVSNLKAVIRSGKSEFKLNGMNAEEYPRLPEWETDYSFYLPSQLLRTLIRQTVFAVSSSETRPILTGVNWRLQNEELVCSATDSHLLALRKVQVPESSPFNIVIPGKSLQELYALLPDTDEIITMKTNSSQMLFELPHLHFHTRLLEGAYPDITRFITNEYKMKMSLSTQSFSQVMKRSLLLAGNYHVVKFISNANGEVRIISQSPEVGELIEDVETSSITGEETNISFNAKYMADALKAHDGDTITISFTGAMRPIIITSPDDEDILQLILPVRSY from the coding sequence ATGAGAGTTACAGTTCAAAAAGAGGGACTAGTCAAAAAAATACAAGATGTGATGCGTGCGGTTTCTTCCAAAACGCCCCTGCCGATTTTAACGACTATAAAATTATCTGCAGACCTAGAGGGATTAACGCTAACAGGAAGTAATTCTACAATGTCCATACAGACAGTATTACCACAAAGTGAGCAGGTGGAGATCAAGGAAGTAGGTGCCATAGCACTTCAGGCAAAAGTTTTTTCAGAAATTGTAAAGAACCTATCAGAAGGTCCTATCGATCTTATCGTATCAAATTTAAAGGCAGTCATCCGCTCAGGGAAGTCCGAGTTCAAGCTTAATGGAATGAATGCTGAAGAATACCCTCGTCTTCCAGAGTGGGAAACTGATTATAGCTTTTATTTACCATCACAGTTATTGAGGACCTTGATCAGACAAACGGTTTTTGCCGTATCATCTTCAGAGACACGTCCAATTTTAACCGGAGTCAATTGGAGGCTACAGAATGAGGAACTTGTGTGTTCTGCTACGGATAGCCATCTTTTAGCTTTACGAAAAGTTCAGGTGCCCGAAAGTAGCCCGTTTAATATCGTGATTCCAGGGAAGAGTTTACAGGAGCTGTATGCCTTACTACCTGATACCGATGAAATCATTACCATGAAAACGAATTCTAGTCAAATGTTATTCGAGCTACCCCATCTTCATTTCCATACTAGATTACTAGAAGGTGCCTATCCGGATATTACTCGCTTTATTACCAATGAGTATAAGATGAAGATGTCTTTATCTACTCAGTCCTTTTCACAAGTAATGAAAAGGTCTTTACTACTAGCTGGAAACTACCATGTCGTTAAATTTATCTCAAACGCTAACGGGGAAGTACGCATTATCTCTCAATCCCCTGAAGTAGGGGAATTGATCGAGGATGTTGAGACTTCTTCCATAACAGGTGAGGAAACCAATATTTCTTTCAACGCCAAATATATGGCAGATGCCCTAAAAGCGCATGATGGTGACACCATTACAATTTCCTTCACCGGGGCCATGCGTCCAATCATTATCACCTCTCCCGATGATGAAGATATTTTACAGCTTATTCTTCCGGTGAGGTCGTATTAA
- a CDS encoding chemotaxis protein CheX codes for MIGTKTRTSQNISEIFNEAISSLKNVVPLNHSIGKPTLIEDSIQIGFGVLIGVTGDMKGKLVFAGDTSIFSSIGEAMFGMPLEGEMLTSFSGELGNMIAGGFSTNIVHRGVQTDITSPTIMDGNSKVTGFKYALRVDVGFEQAGEMNVYLLVD; via the coding sequence ATGATTGGAACAAAAACTAGGACAAGTCAAAACATAAGTGAAATATTTAATGAAGCCATATCTTCTTTAAAAAATGTGGTTCCATTAAATCATTCAATTGGAAAGCCTACTCTTATTGAAGACTCCATTCAAATCGGATTTGGAGTACTCATCGGAGTGACGGGGGATATGAAAGGAAAACTAGTTTTTGCCGGTGACACCTCAATCTTTAGCTCAATTGGGGAAGCTATGTTTGGAATGCCTTTAGAGGGAGAAATGTTGACATCCTTTAGTGGTGAATTAGGCAATATGATTGCTGGTGGATTTTCTACTAACATTGTTCATAGAGGTGTTCAAACAGACATTACCTCTCCAACGATTATGGACGGGAACTCAAAAGTGACGGGATTCAAATATGCCCTTCGAGTGGATGTGGGGTTTGAACAAGCTGGAGAAATGAATGTTTATTTGTTAGTGGATTAA
- a CDS encoding LCP family protein codes for MENNRIDKLVKRKKKKKRWAILLAALLFLVGGAGIMASGFWGSIYQERDPLDEDLKEAIENKKNELGSDSLLTDDQFKEKRKKDGIFTVLLLGVDTDDAKVGRTDTMVVAIVDPKDDEISLVSIPRDMRVELIGRGEWGKINSAYAWGGINMTIATVEHFLEIPIDYYATVDFEGFKSLVDAIGGLEMNVEKDMTFWDRLSKQYVSLQAGQQTLDGTNALHYARYRGDAEGDFGRNRRQQQVIKAIIDQTIDLRNVTNMKEIIDALGDNVRTDIGFTKMVSMASSLKMSGSAVEPIEYKAKPANINGGSYVVIDDAELERLKEVLEDKLKN; via the coding sequence ATGGAAAACAACCGTATAGATAAATTAGTAAAACGAAAGAAAAAGAAGAAACGCTGGGCCATACTGCTTGCTGCTTTATTATTCCTTGTAGGAGGAGCAGGTATTATGGCGTCGGGCTTTTGGGGAAGCATTTATCAAGAGCGAGACCCACTCGATGAAGACTTAAAAGAGGCTATTGAAAATAAGAAAAATGAATTAGGCTCAGACAGCTTACTAACAGATGATCAGTTTAAGGAAAAACGGAAAAAAGATGGTATTTTCACAGTCTTGCTACTCGGAGTAGATACGGATGATGCGAAGGTTGGACGTACGGATACAATGGTTGTGGCCATTGTCGATCCGAAAGATGATGAGATTTCACTCGTCTCCATTCCTCGAGATATGCGTGTCGAATTGATTGGCCGTGGTGAATGGGGGAAAATTAACAGTGCGTATGCATGGGGCGGCATTAACATGACCATTGCAACCGTGGAGCACTTTTTAGAAATTCCAATTGATTATTATGCAACGGTTGACTTCGAAGGGTTTAAGTCATTAGTAGATGCCATTGGCGGTCTAGAAATGAACGTAGAGAAGGATATGACCTTCTGGGATCGTTTATCAAAACAATATGTTAGCCTTCAAGCAGGCCAGCAAACCCTAGATGGCACAAACGCTCTCCATTATGCGCGTTATCGTGGAGATGCTGAAGGAGATTTTGGTCGTAACCGTCGCCAACAACAGGTGATCAAGGCCATTATTGATCAGACCATTGATCTTCGTAACGTGACGAATATGAAAGAAATTATTGATGCGCTTGGAGATAATGTGCGTACGGATATTGGTTTTACCAAAATGGTCAGCATGGCTAGCAGCTTAAAGATGTCTGGAAGTGCAGTGGAACCTATTGAATATAAAGCGAAACCCGCCAATATCAATGGAGGATCCTACGTTGTCATAGATGATGCTGAGCTTGAGAGATTAAAAGAAGTGTTAGAGGATAAATTGAAGAACTAG
- a CDS encoding phosphotransferase enzyme family protein, which translates to MKLSVMKNLVQTIDESWKSPVADKIADCWGADKGSTRYIRGSANFLFVFQREDERFILRFNEDSERKVEQIKAELFLLQLLKDKGLAVPEPVQSMNGQLVESVETDLGLYHASVFTIIKGTHPEFEALTDAEFTKWGETLGQLHQTLKECPETSDLNRPSWKDQLTFIRENLSPSETAAWLELDDLSQWAESLPVTNETYGLIHFDFELDNLLWNEDQVGIIDFDDSVYHWFVADIAFALRDMFENKLDLEHASFLSFMEGYRRMTDVDDKLIQELPQFTRMHKLYTFARLLRAVDLDEHQEHPDWLNGLIQKLQAKINAYRQGFVRVTN; encoded by the coding sequence ATGAAATTAAGTGTAATGAAAAACTTGGTACAAACGATTGACGAAAGCTGGAAGAGTCCAGTAGCTGATAAAATTGCTGATTGCTGGGGCGCTGATAAAGGGTCTACCCGGTATATTCGGGGGAGTGCCAATTTCTTATTTGTGTTTCAAAGAGAGGATGAAAGGTTCATTCTGCGTTTTAATGAGGATTCTGAACGCAAGGTTGAACAGATAAAAGCGGAGTTGTTCCTTCTCCAACTGTTAAAAGATAAAGGCTTAGCTGTCCCAGAACCCGTACAATCGATGAATGGTCAGTTAGTAGAAAGTGTTGAAACTGATTTGGGACTTTACCATGCTTCAGTATTTACCATTATTAAAGGAACTCACCCTGAATTCGAAGCACTTACTGATGCAGAATTTACAAAGTGGGGGGAGACGCTCGGCCAGTTACATCAGACTTTAAAAGAATGTCCAGAGACGAGTGACCTAAATCGTCCGAGTTGGAAGGACCAACTGACTTTTATAAGAGAAAACCTCTCCCCTTCCGAGACGGCTGCATGGCTAGAGTTGGATGACCTTTCTCAATGGGCAGAGTCTCTTCCTGTTACTAACGAAACCTATGGGCTCATACACTTTGATTTTGAGTTAGACAATTTGTTATGGAACGAAGACCAGGTTGGAATCATTGATTTCGATGACTCTGTCTATCACTGGTTTGTTGCAGACATCGCCTTTGCCCTTCGTGATATGTTTGAAAACAAGTTAGATTTAGAGCATGCTAGTTTTCTCTCGTTTATGGAGGGTTATCGTAGAATGACGGACGTAGATGATAAGTTGATTCAAGAGCTTCCCCAGTTTACACGGATGCACAAGCTTTATACCTTTGCACGGTTGTTGCGAGCAGTTGATCTCGATGAACATCAAGAGCATCCAGATTGGCTGAATGGATTGATACAAAAATTACAGGCTAAGATCAATGCTTACAGGCAAGGGTTTGTGAGAGTTACGAACTAA
- a CDS encoding GNAT family protein, protein MQVKTVFSPFPTLETERLVLRPITKDDAADIFHYASQPEVSKHVTWEAHQTLEDTYRFIDFALNQYEAGGIAPWVMILKDTNQLIGTIDFVSWNQKHEVAEIGYVCSPDHWGKGYTPEASKELIRLGIEEMGLTRIQARTFTENDNSQRVLMKLGMKYEGTMRKSLKFKGKTWDVTMYSILKDEYEG, encoded by the coding sequence ATGCAGGTTAAGACTGTTTTTTCACCGTTTCCGACTCTTGAAACAGAACGACTAGTATTACGCCCCATTACAAAAGACGATGCAGCGGACATCTTCCACTATGCTTCACAGCCAGAAGTGTCAAAGCATGTAACGTGGGAAGCTCATCAAACATTAGAAGATACGTATCGCTTTATAGATTTTGCCTTAAATCAGTATGAAGCTGGTGGAATTGCACCTTGGGTTATGATATTAAAAGATACGAATCAACTCATTGGAACCATCGATTTTGTGTCGTGGAACCAGAAACACGAGGTTGCAGAGATTGGTTATGTATGTTCACCTGACCATTGGGGAAAAGGGTATACCCCAGAAGCATCGAAGGAACTGATTCGCTTAGGAATTGAGGAGATGGGTTTAACTCGTATTCAGGCGAGAACTTTTACAGAAAACGATAATTCTCAGCGTGTTTTAATGAAGTTAGGTATGAAATATGAGGGGACTATGAGGAAATCCCTGAAGTTTAAAGGCAAGACTTGGGATGTTACGATGTATTCCATTTTGAAGGATGAATATGAAGGGTAG
- the mraY gene encoding phospho-N-acetylmuramoyl-pentapeptide-transferase, which yields MFGDFLPAGITFALVVALCPLLIILLKKLNLTQPIRKELPADHQLKKGTPLMTGSIFLLGIVVALMYSTNKVMLFLCSTFILFSLIGLLDDCWKAIKQDPGGISGKVKLFFQFLFTGGLLYIVTAKLGLDTKIYIWNHWILDLPFIVYMVVIVLFIVGSANAINFTDGMDGLLGVVAIPTYFFFYMITGNQDVQVFCLIMIAAILGFLIFNIYPAKAFMGDTGSLAIGGSLAFLAVIEKVEIVIPLLFFVYFAEQLSVIIQVFVYKRTQKRIFKMTPIHYHFSLKYGWTENVIVVVFGLIGWIGTFISYGYWKYFLS from the coding sequence GTGTTTGGAGACTTTCTCCCAGCAGGGATTACGTTTGCCCTAGTGGTTGCATTATGTCCCCTGCTTATTATTCTTTTAAAGAAATTAAACTTGACCCAGCCGATTCGGAAGGAACTACCTGCCGATCACCAACTAAAAAAAGGCACTCCCCTTATGACAGGAAGCATTTTTTTACTTGGAATCGTTGTCGCTTTAATGTATTCCACAAACAAGGTCATGCTGTTTCTATGCAGCACATTTATACTATTTAGTCTTATAGGATTATTAGACGACTGTTGGAAGGCTATCAAACAGGACCCAGGAGGGATATCTGGGAAAGTGAAGTTATTCTTTCAATTTTTGTTTACAGGTGGACTACTCTATATCGTAACAGCCAAACTCGGGTTAGATACGAAGATTTACATTTGGAATCATTGGATTTTAGATTTGCCGTTTATCGTGTATATGGTTGTCATCGTTCTCTTTATTGTTGGATCTGCTAACGCCATTAACTTTACGGACGGAATGGATGGTCTATTGGGCGTTGTAGCAATTCCCACCTATTTTTTCTTTTATATGATTACTGGAAATCAAGACGTTCAGGTTTTTTGCTTAATCATGATTGCCGCTATTTTAGGGTTTTTAATATTTAACATCTATCCTGCTAAAGCTTTTATGGGTGACACAGGGTCCCTTGCAATCGGTGGTTCCCTCGCCTTTTTAGCAGTCATTGAAAAAGTCGAAATCGTGATTCCACTTTTATTTTTCGTATACTTTGCTGAGCAGCTTTCCGTCATTATTCAAGTATTTGTGTATAAGCGCACCCAGAAACGAATATTTAAAATGACACCCATTCATTATCATTTTTCTTTAAAATATGGTTGGACTGAAAATGTTATTGTTGTGGTATTTGGACTGATTGGTTGGATTGGTACATTTATAAGTTATGGTTATTGGAAGTACTTTCTCTCTTAA
- a CDS encoding YjiH family protein, translating into MEQKNLEKQKINPSLKAYSIGDYLNFIIPSIIGIFLFMIPITVEDGMTIPVAWLAGWLRDSVIFNSIPYVTIPNIATLFMGIAGIGSLLAKVKKPTKPLYKILFDVHWFWVVVRLLGFVFALMTVNEWGPEAIYSGDTGALVLDLIVTLFTIFLFAGLFLPLLLDFGLLEFVGTLLIKVMRPVFKLPGRSSIDALASWVGDGTIGIVLTDKQYQDGFYTKREAAVIGTTFSVVSITFSITVLETVGLSHLFGPYYLTIVAAGFVAALIMPRIPPLSRKADTVFEGAEQRPDETIPDGTNMFKWGIAQAAHKASKTKNYKSVIQGGIKNVLDMWIGVIPVVMAFGTLALVIATYTDFFVLIGKPIEPILELMQVPEAAEAAQTVLIGFADMFLPAILAADMIESSMTLFIIASLSVTQLIYMSEVGGLLIGSKVPVNFLDLVIIFLLRTAITLPIIVLAAHIIF; encoded by the coding sequence TTGGAACAGAAGAACCTAGAGAAACAAAAAATAAACCCATCTCTAAAAGCTTACTCCATTGGTGACTACCTAAATTTTATCATTCCATCTATTATAGGGATCTTCTTATTTATGATTCCTATTACAGTAGAGGACGGTATGACCATTCCGGTTGCTTGGCTAGCAGGATGGCTTAGAGATAGTGTCATTTTCAATAGTATCCCATACGTTACCATTCCAAATATCGCTACTTTGTTTATGGGCATTGCGGGGATTGGCTCGTTGTTAGCAAAAGTAAAAAAACCAACAAAACCTTTATATAAAATTCTATTCGATGTTCATTGGTTCTGGGTGGTTGTAAGATTACTAGGGTTTGTATTTGCCCTAATGACCGTAAATGAATGGGGCCCTGAAGCTATTTATTCTGGAGATACAGGAGCCCTTGTGTTAGACCTAATTGTAACGTTATTTACGATTTTCTTATTTGCGGGACTCTTTTTGCCTTTATTATTGGACTTCGGTCTCCTTGAATTTGTAGGTACTTTGTTGATCAAAGTGATGCGTCCAGTATTTAAACTTCCAGGTCGTTCTTCAATCGATGCCCTAGCTTCTTGGGTAGGAGACGGAACGATAGGGATTGTTTTAACAGATAAGCAGTATCAAGATGGATTTTATACCAAACGAGAAGCGGCCGTTATCGGTACCACTTTCTCGGTCGTTTCCATTACATTTAGTATTACCGTTTTAGAAACGGTTGGTTTATCCCATTTATTTGGCCCTTACTACTTAACTATAGTGGCAGCAGGGTTCGTGGCAGCTTTAATTATGCCAAGAATTCCTCCACTGTCTAGAAAAGCAGATACAGTATTCGAAGGGGCAGAACAGCGTCCCGACGAAACGATCCCTGATGGTACAAACATGTTTAAATGGGGGATTGCGCAAGCTGCTCATAAAGCCTCTAAAACGAAAAACTATAAGAGTGTAATCCAGGGCGGGATCAAAAATGTACTAGATATGTGGATTGGTGTCATCCCAGTCGTAATGGCATTTGGTACATTAGCCCTTGTCATTGCGACATACACCGATTTCTTTGTTCTAATAGGTAAACCAATTGAACCAATTCTAGAGTTGATGCAGGTACCTGAAGCAGCAGAAGCCGCGCAAACCGTTTTAATTGGTTTTGCTGATATGTTCCTTCCAGCCATATTAGCTGCTGATATGATTGAAAGCTCCATGACTTTATTTATCATTGCATCACTATCTGTCACACAATTGATTTATATGTCTGAAGTAGGAGGACTGTTAATCGGTTCCAAAGTTCCCGTTAACTTCTTGGACTTGGTGATCATCTTCTTACTGCGTACAGCTATCACCTTACCAATCATTGTGTTAGCAGCGCATATTATATTTTAA
- a CDS encoding zinc ribbon domain-containing protein yields MSFCRECGHALNSDNQFCPECGKPVEGAVREEPTVAVTVQETTTVPRKPMSKKQKFTLFTSGAIIILLAITYFVLKHFASVDFYLDQFEKAVQQEDKDSIVQLVHSFDSRVDVTEESAKDLLAYLKNDPFYKNELFASLRDQAADIENVEIEPYVDGNVLLKKSGKKFLFFDNYEIQLLPYFIEVETNYADASILIDGKEVGKSDSDYFLKSYGPYLPGEYQVKVEYKSELASLDYETTVNLFESSSQTRYVDMWLEGYYLDVYVDDYEAGVYLDGNFIGTYEELGSIGPIDIDGSHTIHVEKEFPWGTVQSEVYDITDTYYEFYVDPITDDLRTEIAQTIYDFEVNRFHSLQTLDSSVITASAEYKEELANEIQYYIDDEYMYYGTGLNKVTVDKDSLSTYFDGDYYEIEAAGMIEWTGDMYYIPSVEESGPEYLESITTETQDNLRNYFLLYNHGTGAWEVAGLSWSPYSSFDIDGGLVVFDVNQ; encoded by the coding sequence TTGAGTTTTTGTCGAGAGTGTGGACATGCCTTAAATTCGGACAATCAATTTTGTCCTGAGTGTGGAAAACCAGTAGAAGGTGCAGTTCGAGAAGAGCCTACAGTGGCAGTAACGGTACAAGAAACTACAACGGTTCCAAGGAAGCCTATGTCTAAAAAACAAAAGTTTACATTATTTACAAGCGGAGCTATCATTATCCTTTTAGCCATTACCTATTTTGTTCTGAAACATTTTGCCAGTGTAGACTTCTACTTGGACCAGTTTGAAAAAGCCGTACAACAGGAAGATAAAGATTCCATCGTTCAACTTGTCCATTCTTTCGACTCACGTGTGGATGTCACGGAAGAAAGCGCAAAGGACCTATTGGCGTATTTAAAAAATGATCCTTTTTATAAAAATGAATTGTTTGCTAGCTTAAGAGACCAAGCAGCCGACATAGAAAATGTAGAGATTGAACCATATGTAGATGGTAATGTTCTACTCAAAAAGTCAGGGAAAAAGTTCTTATTCTTTGATAACTATGAAATTCAACTTCTACCATACTTTATTGAGGTAGAAACAAACTATGCGGATGCCTCCATTTTGATTGATGGAAAAGAAGTAGGTAAAAGTGACTCTGATTACTTCTTAAAATCCTATGGTCCATACCTTCCAGGTGAGTATCAAGTAAAGGTTGAATACAAATCAGAATTAGCATCGTTAGACTATGAAACGACTGTCAATCTATTTGAATCTTCTAGCCAAACAAGATATGTAGATATGTGGTTAGAAGGGTATTATCTTGATGTCTATGTTGATGATTATGAAGCTGGTGTCTATTTAGATGGTAATTTCATCGGGACCTATGAAGAACTCGGAAGTATCGGTCCTATTGATATTGACGGTTCCCATACGATTCATGTAGAAAAAGAATTTCCTTGGGGCACTGTTCAAAGTGAGGTCTATGATATAACAGATACATATTATGAATTTTATGTAGACCCGATTACAGATGATTTAAGAACAGAAATAGCCCAAACTATTTATGATTTTGAAGTAAACCGATTCCATTCATTACAAACATTAGATTCATCTGTGATTACCGCATCTGCTGAATATAAAGAAGAACTTGCAAATGAGATTCAATATTATATTGATGATGAATATATGTACTATGGTACAGGCCTTAACAAGGTCACGGTTGACAAAGACTCCCTAAGCACTTATTTTGATGGAGATTACTATGAAATCGAAGCTGCCGGAATGATCGAATGGACTGGAGATATGTACTACATTCCTTCAGTTGAAGAATCAGGACCTGAGTACCTCGAGTCCATAACAACTGAAACACAGGACAACTTGCGGAATTATTTTCTCCTTTACAATCATGGAACAGGAGCATGGGAAGTCGCTGGCCTTAGTTGGTCACCATACTCTAGCTTTGATATAGATGGAGGACTTGTTGTGTTTGATGTGAATCAATAA
- a CDS encoding ring-cleaving dioxygenase: protein MKIKGIHHVSAITADAARNYKFYTETLGLRLVKKTVNQDDTSVYHLFYGDEKGNPGTELTFFELPMAARTHEGVNSISSISLRVATDAALDYWVNRFDEYDVEHEEIKERAGRKTLAFNDFEGGRLVLVSDENNKGVAGGRPWDRSPVPVEYGILGLGPVQLTVPVAAPTEQVLVDVLGFREVGTFPAYQEGQRDILVYESGEGGTGAEVHIEERTDLPPERLGRGGVHHVAFRVEDDQELREWIEKVSQARFPNSGFVDRFYFRSLYFRERNRILFELATDGPGFDTDEDINHLGESLALPPFFEDQREQIEAKLKPLDTKKG, encoded by the coding sequence ATGAAAATTAAAGGAATCCATCATGTTTCAGCCATTACAGCTGATGCAGCACGTAATTATAAGTTCTATACGGAAACGCTAGGGTTACGATTAGTGAAAAAAACAGTGAACCAAGATGATACGTCTGTTTATCACCTGTTTTATGGGGATGAAAAAGGAAATCCGGGCACCGAGCTCACGTTCTTTGAGCTTCCTATGGCTGCCCGAACACATGAAGGAGTCAATAGTATTTCTTCCATCTCTTTAAGGGTAGCGACAGATGCAGCTCTTGATTATTGGGTTAATAGGTTTGACGAATATGATGTAGAGCATGAAGAGATTAAGGAACGAGCTGGTAGAAAAACATTAGCTTTTAATGACTTTGAAGGGGGGCGGCTGGTGCTAGTTTCAGATGAAAACAATAAAGGAGTGGCCGGTGGGAGGCCTTGGGATCGAAGTCCTGTTCCTGTTGAATACGGTATCTTAGGACTAGGTCCCGTTCAGCTGACAGTACCTGTTGCAGCCCCTACTGAGCAAGTTTTGGTAGATGTACTAGGCTTTCGTGAGGTAGGGACTTTCCCTGCGTACCAAGAAGGCCAACGAGATATTCTTGTGTACGAGTCAGGGGAAGGGGGGACAGGTGCGGAGGTCCATATAGAGGAACGAACTGATTTACCGCCAGAACGATTAGGTCGAGGTGGTGTTCACCATGTTGCATTTCGTGTTGAGGACGACCAGGAACTGCGTGAATGGATTGAAAAAGTTAGTCAAGCACGCTTCCCGAATTCAGGATTTGTCGACCGTTTTTACTTCCGTTCTTTGTACTTCAGGGAGAGAAACCGAATCCTCTTCGAACTAGCCACCGATGGTCCAGGCTTTGATACAGACGAGGATATCAATCACCTAGGCGAATCCTTAGCCTTGCCGCCATTTTTTGAAGATCAAAGAGAGCAGATTGAAGCTAAGTTAAAACCGTTGGATACAAAGAAGGGGTAG
- a CDS encoding alpha/beta hydrolase, with protein MKIETVTIENTIGKTFDVNLIKQEEPVKKVAVFFPGVGYTTKFPLFYYSTALFREKGYDVLHVNYDFRSKEYETLTNEEYANCIKEDTKKAVDVSLSNHSYEEFVVLGKSIGTMAMSYEMDTREWFSDAKAIWLTPLIHNNFVFEKMSTCTQNSLSVIGSADFAYKEDRWNEIGQLSNYQTLLLEGADHSLEIKSDLEQSLDLMKQTIQAIEKFIG; from the coding sequence GTGAAAATTGAAACAGTCACAATCGAGAATACTATTGGAAAAACCTTTGATGTCAATCTGATAAAGCAGGAGGAGCCAGTGAAGAAGGTAGCGGTCTTTTTTCCTGGGGTTGGCTATACAACGAAATTTCCGCTTTTTTATTATTCTACTGCTCTCTTTAGGGAGAAAGGGTATGATGTCCTCCATGTAAACTATGATTTTCGTAGTAAAGAGTATGAAACCCTTACAAATGAAGAATATGCGAATTGTATAAAAGAGGATACAAAAAAGGCTGTAGATGTTAGCTTGTCTAATCATAGTTATGAGGAATTTGTAGTACTAGGAAAGTCAATAGGTACGATGGCTATGTCCTATGAAATGGATACAAGAGAATGGTTTTCGGATGCAAAGGCTATTTGGTTAACCCCACTTATTCATAACAACTTTGTGTTTGAAAAGATGAGCACATGTACACAAAACTCTCTCTCGGTTATCGGAAGTGCAGATTTTGCTTATAAAGAGGATCGCTGGAATGAGATTGGGCAGCTTTCAAACTATCAAACTCTTCTATTAGAAGGAGCAGATCATAGTCTTGAAATAAAAAGTGATCTAGAACAATCACTGGACTTGATGAAGCAAACCATACAGGCAATAGAGAAATTTATCGGATAG